In one window of Caenimonas aquaedulcis DNA:
- the cysD gene encoding sulfate adenylyltransferase subunit CysD: MPLTHLQRLEAESIHIMREVVSEVDKPVMLYSVGKDSAVMLHLAMKAFYPSKPPFPLLHVDTRWKFRDMYSFRDRMVKDLGLDLITHINPEGIAKNINPFTHGSAIHTDVMKTEGLKQALDKYGFDAAFGGARRDEEKSRAKERIFSFRSAQHRWDPKNQRPELWKLYNTRKHKGESLRVFPLSNWTELDIWQYIYLQNIPIVPLYYAATRPVVERSGTLIMVDDDRMPLAPGEVPMMRKVRFRTLGCYPLTGAIESDADTLPAIIQEMLLTKTSERQGRVIDHDAAASMEKKKQEGYF, from the coding sequence ATGCCCCTGACCCATCTCCAACGCCTCGAAGCCGAAAGCATCCACATCATGCGGGAGGTGGTGTCCGAGGTCGACAAGCCCGTGATGCTGTATTCCGTCGGCAAGGACAGCGCCGTGATGCTGCACCTCGCGATGAAGGCTTTCTATCCCAGCAAGCCCCCCTTCCCCCTGCTGCACGTCGACACGCGCTGGAAATTCCGCGACATGTACAGCTTTCGCGACCGGATGGTGAAGGACCTGGGACTGGACCTCATCACGCACATCAATCCCGAGGGCATCGCGAAAAACATCAACCCCTTCACCCACGGCTCGGCCATCCATACGGATGTCATGAAGACGGAAGGATTGAAGCAGGCCCTGGACAAGTACGGCTTCGACGCGGCCTTCGGCGGCGCGCGTCGCGACGAGGAAAAGTCGCGCGCCAAGGAGCGCATCTTCTCGTTCCGCTCCGCCCAGCACCGGTGGGACCCCAAGAACCAGCGGCCCGAACTCTGGAAGCTTTACAACACGCGCAAGCACAAGGGCGAATCGCTGCGCGTGTTCCCGCTGTCCAACTGGACCGAGCTGGACATCTGGCAATACATCTACCTGCAGAACATCCCGATCGTCCCGCTGTATTACGCCGCGACGCGTCCGGTGGTCGAGCGCAGCGGCACGCTCATCATGGTGGATGACGACCGCATGCCGCTCGCCCCGGGCGAGGTGCCGATGATGCGCAAGGTGCGCTTTCGCACGCTGGGGTGCTATCCCCTCACGGGCGCGATCGAATCGGATGCGGACACGCTGCCCGCGATCATCCAGGAGATGCTCCTCACGAAGACCTCCGAGCGGCAGGGACGCGTGATCGACCACGACGCCGCCGCGTCCATGGAAAAGAAGAAGCAGGAAGGGTATTTCTGA
- the cysN gene encoding sulfate adenylyltransferase subunit CysN, which produces MSHTSDLIATDIAGYLKAHENKSLLRFITCGSVDDGKSTLIGRLLYDSKMLFEDTLASIEADSRKWGTQGDNIDFALLVDGLAAEREQGITIDVAYRFFSTERRKFIVADTPGHEQYTRNMVTGASTADAAVLMVDARKGVLTQTRRHSYLVSLLGIRHVVVAINKMDLVDYSEKVYQRIVDEYGAFAKQVGLENVTYIPVSAFKGDNITATSEKTSWYHGPTLMGYLETVEIDEQRMQRGPFRMPVQWVNRPDLDFRGFSGTVAGGKVRPGDRIRVQPSGKESTVSRIVTFDGDLEEAVAGQSVTLTLADEVDISRGDLLSQADAPAGVADQFETTLVWMHDEPLLPGRFFLLKMGTQTVTASVMDVKYQVNVNTMEHVAAKTLGLNSIGVCTLNLDRPVGFDPYTENRDTGGYILVDRLTNATMGAGLIHFALRRSQNIHVQHVDVNKAARNELNRQKSCVVWFTGLSGSGKSTVANLLEKKLHAMGHRTYLLDGDNVRHGLNKDLGFTDTDRVENIRRVAEVAKLMVDAGLIVLTAFISPFQAERRMARSLVEADEFLEIHVDVPLAVAEQRDVKGLYKKARRGELKNFTGIDSRYEAPEAAELRLQTDKLSPEESVDQIIKLLRERGRLP; this is translated from the coding sequence ATGTCACACACCAGCGACCTCATCGCCACCGACATCGCGGGCTACCTGAAGGCCCACGAGAACAAGAGCCTGCTGCGCTTCATCACCTGCGGCAGCGTCGACGACGGCAAGAGCACCCTCATCGGCCGCCTGCTGTACGACTCCAAGATGCTGTTCGAGGACACGCTTGCCTCGATCGAAGCCGACTCGCGCAAATGGGGCACCCAGGGCGACAACATCGACTTCGCACTGCTCGTGGACGGCTTGGCCGCCGAGCGCGAGCAGGGCATCACGATCGACGTCGCCTACCGCTTCTTCTCGACCGAGCGCCGCAAGTTCATCGTGGCCGACACGCCGGGGCACGAGCAGTACACGCGCAACATGGTCACAGGCGCATCCACTGCCGACGCCGCCGTGCTGATGGTGGATGCGCGCAAGGGCGTGCTCACGCAGACGCGGCGCCACAGCTACCTCGTGTCGCTGCTGGGCATCCGACATGTGGTCGTCGCGATCAACAAGATGGACCTCGTCGACTACAGCGAGAAGGTGTACCAGCGCATCGTCGACGAATACGGCGCCTTCGCCAAGCAGGTGGGCCTCGAGAACGTGACCTACATTCCGGTCTCCGCGTTCAAGGGCGACAACATCACGGCCACGAGCGAGAAGACCTCCTGGTATCACGGCCCCACCTTGATGGGGTACCTCGAAACGGTGGAGATCGACGAGCAGCGCATGCAGCGCGGACCGTTCCGCATGCCGGTGCAGTGGGTCAACCGGCCGGACCTGGACTTCCGCGGCTTCTCCGGGACCGTCGCGGGCGGCAAGGTACGACCCGGTGACCGCATCCGCGTGCAGCCTTCGGGCAAGGAAAGCACGGTGTCGCGCATCGTGACCTTCGACGGCGACCTGGAAGAAGCAGTCGCCGGCCAGTCCGTCACGCTCACCCTGGCCGATGAAGTGGACATCTCGCGCGGCGACCTGCTCTCGCAGGCGGATGCGCCCGCCGGCGTGGCCGACCAGTTCGAAACGACGCTGGTGTGGATGCACGACGAACCGCTCCTGCCCGGCCGCTTCTTCCTGTTGAAGATGGGCACGCAGACCGTCACGGCCTCCGTGATGGACGTGAAGTACCAGGTCAACGTCAACACGATGGAACACGTCGCGGCCAAGACCCTGGGCCTGAACTCCATCGGCGTGTGCACGCTCAACCTCGACCGGCCCGTCGGCTTCGACCCGTACACCGAAAACCGCGACACCGGCGGCTACATCCTGGTGGACCGGCTCACCAACGCCACGATGGGGGCGGGCCTGATCCACTTCGCGCTGCGCCGCAGCCAGAACATCCACGTCCAGCACGTGGATGTGAACAAGGCCGCGCGCAACGAGCTCAATCGCCAGAAGTCATGCGTCGTCTGGTTCACCGGCCTGTCGGGCTCGGGCAAATCCACCGTTGCGAACCTGCTGGAGAAGAAGCTCCACGCGATGGGTCATCGCACCTACCTGCTCGATGGCGACAACGTGCGCCACGGCCTGAACAAGGACCTTGGCTTCACCGACACCGATCGCGTGGAGAACATCCGCCGCGTCGCCGAAGTCGCCAAGCTCATGGTGGACGCAGGCCTGATCGTCCTCACCGCGTTCATCTCGCCGTTCCAGGCGGAGCGGCGGATGGCGCGCTCGCTGGTGGAAGCGGACGAGTTCCTGGAGATCCACGTGGACGTGCCGCTCGCCGTGGCCGAGCAGCGCGATGTGAAGGGCCTGTACAAAAAGGCGAGGCGCGGCGAATTGAAGAACTTCACCGGCATCGACTCCCGCTACGAGGCCCCCGAAGCGGCGGAGCTGCGCCTGCAAACCGACAAGCTGTCGCCGGAAGAATCGGTCGACCAGATTATCAAGCTGCTGCGGGAACGCGGCCGCCTGCCCTGA
- a CDS encoding SDR family oxidoreductase: MPSNQNPLGALPARFRRERVLIVGCGDVGTRVAGLLGRGVHTLALSSTPAKFGALRRRGITPLAGNLDEPGSLSRLAGIAHRVIHLAPPPSEGHAQWWRDPRTQALLRALRRRGAPPRVVYGSTSGVYGDCGGAWVDEARPTSPSTPRAQRRVDAEAAVRHFGRAAHARVSILRIPGIYAADRAGGTPRERLEKRTPVLDARDDVYTNHIHADDLARAMVAALWRGRPQRIYNASDDSELKMGDYFDLAADRYGLPRPPRVPRSTAGDQLPLMLLSFMGESRRLRNDRLKRELRLRLRYPTVAAGL, from the coding sequence TTGCCCTCAAACCAGAACCCCCTCGGGGCATTGCCCGCGCGCTTTCGCCGTGAACGCGTCCTCATCGTCGGCTGCGGGGATGTCGGCACGCGCGTGGCCGGCCTGCTCGGCCGGGGCGTGCACACGCTCGCGCTGAGTTCGACGCCGGCGAAATTCGGCGCCCTGCGACGCCGGGGCATCACGCCGCTGGCGGGCAACCTCGACGAGCCCGGCAGCTTGTCCCGGCTCGCGGGCATCGCGCATCGCGTCATCCACCTCGCGCCACCGCCGAGCGAAGGCCACGCACAGTGGTGGCGCGACCCGCGGACCCAGGCGTTGCTGCGCGCTCTGCGCCGCCGCGGCGCGCCCCCGCGTGTCGTCTACGGCTCCACCTCGGGGGTTTACGGGGACTGTGGCGGCGCCTGGGTGGACGAGGCGAGGCCGACCAGCCCTTCGACGCCGCGCGCCCAGCGGCGAGTGGACGCGGAGGCAGCGGTCCGCCACTTCGGGCGGGCGGCGCATGCGCGCGTTTCGATCCTGCGCATCCCTGGGATCTATGCAGCCGACCGTGCAGGCGGAACGCCGCGCGAGCGTCTGGAGAAGCGCACACCGGTCCTGGATGCGCGGGACGACGTCTACACTAACCACATCCATGCGGACGACCTGGCGCGAGCGATGGTCGCCGCGCTCTGGCGCGGGCGGCCGCAGCGCATCTACAACGCCAGCGACGACAGCGAGCTGAAGATGGGCGACTACTTCGACCTGGCGGCCGACCGTTACGGCCTGCCGCGGCCGCCCAGAGTGCCGCGAAGCACGGCAGGTGACCAACTGCCGCTCATGCTGCTGAGCTTCATGGGGGAGTCGCGGCGCCTGCGCAACGACCGACTCAAGCGCGAGTTGCGCCTGCGGTTGCGCTATCCCACGGTGGCCGCGGGCCTGTAG
- a CDS encoding CDP-6-deoxy-delta-3,4-glucoseen reductase, which produces MTSTPAPEGSHLVTVQPSGRAFSANAGEPILAAAIRQGVGMPYGCKDGACGSCKCKKLEGIVVHGVHQSKALSAEEEAAGYVLTCCGVPQTDVVLESRQVTDESAFPIRKMPSRVTSLEKKSHDVMIVKLQLPANDTMRYHAGQYIEFILRDGARRSYSMGNAPHNGPGVELHIRHMPGGKFTDHVFTAMKEKEILRVEGPYGSFYLREDSDKPMVLLASGTGFAPIKAVIEHMQFKGITRPATLYWGGRRPADLYLDDWVQAKLAEMPNLRYVPVISNALPEDNWTGRTGFVHKAVLEDLPDLSGHQVYACGAPIVVDSARAEYTALAKLPPDEFHADSFTTEADKHKDPVAP; this is translated from the coding sequence ATGACGAGCACCCCGGCCCCCGAAGGCTCCCACCTGGTCACCGTGCAGCCGAGCGGCCGCGCGTTCAGCGCCAATGCCGGTGAACCCATTCTCGCCGCAGCCATCCGCCAGGGCGTGGGCATGCCCTACGGCTGCAAGGACGGCGCCTGCGGATCGTGCAAGTGCAAGAAGCTCGAAGGCATCGTCGTCCATGGCGTGCACCAGAGCAAGGCCCTGAGCGCGGAGGAAGAAGCAGCAGGCTATGTCCTCACCTGCTGCGGCGTACCCCAGACCGACGTCGTGCTCGAGTCGCGGCAGGTGACCGACGAAAGCGCATTCCCCATCCGCAAGATGCCTTCGCGCGTCACCTCGCTCGAGAAAAAGTCGCACGATGTGATGATCGTGAAGCTGCAACTGCCCGCCAACGACACGATGCGCTACCACGCGGGCCAGTACATCGAGTTCATCCTGCGCGACGGCGCGCGGCGCAGCTACTCGATGGGCAACGCGCCGCACAACGGGCCGGGCGTGGAATTGCACATCCGCCACATGCCCGGAGGCAAGTTCACCGACCACGTCTTCACGGCCATGAAGGAAAAGGAAATCCTGCGCGTGGAAGGGCCCTACGGCAGCTTCTACCTGCGCGAGGACTCCGACAAACCGATGGTGCTGCTCGCTTCGGGCACCGGCTTCGCGCCGATCAAGGCGGTGATCGAGCACATGCAATTCAAGGGCATCACCCGACCCGCCACGCTGTACTGGGGCGGACGCAGGCCGGCGGACCTCTACCTGGACGACTGGGTGCAGGCGAAGCTCGCGGAGATGCCCAACCTGCGCTATGTCCCCGTGATCTCCAACGCGCTGCCCGAGGACAACTGGACCGGGCGCACGGGTTTCGTCCACAAGGCCGTGCTGGAGGACTTGCCCGACCTCTCCGGCCACCAGGTGTACGCCTGCGGCGCACCCATCGTCGTGGACTCCGCGCGTGCCGAATACACCGCCCTCGCGAAGCTGCCGCCCGACGAATTCCACGCCGATTCCTTCACCACCGAAGCCGACAAGCACAAGGACCCCGTCGCCCCATGA
- a CDS encoding Bug family tripartite tricarboxylate transporter substrate binding protein has protein sequence MKRRTLIASAAASAAAFASPFARAQARPLRIIVPYAAGGPIDVTARLLGERVKDSLGTVIIENRPGGGGNIGADVIAKAPPDGLTIGISAVATHAINPWLFSKMPYDAVKDFTAITQMVRVPNVLVMNADTAARLNIRTLADLIAYGKSNPGRLNYGSGGNGSAGHLAGEMFKQGAGIFAVHIPYNGGNPAQLALLSGQVDFNFDNLATAAPNIRAGKLKAIAVTTLSRSPALPDIPPVADTLKGFAIDTWWGLVGPAGLQRDVVHKLNQAFVTALQSPEAKTRFAALMAEPVATTPEEFAAFMKSELVKYEKVVKLSGAKVD, from the coding sequence ATGAAACGCCGCACCCTCATCGCTTCCGCCGCCGCGTCGGCCGCCGCGTTCGCCTCCCCCTTCGCGCGGGCGCAGGCGCGTCCGCTGCGCATCATCGTGCCTTACGCCGCCGGCGGCCCCATCGACGTGACCGCGCGCTTGCTGGGGGAACGCGTGAAGGATTCGCTCGGCACCGTGATCATCGAGAACCGGCCGGGGGGCGGCGGCAACATCGGCGCCGACGTCATCGCCAAGGCGCCGCCGGACGGGCTCACGATCGGCATCTCCGCCGTCGCCACGCATGCGATCAACCCGTGGCTCTTCTCGAAGATGCCCTATGACGCGGTGAAGGATTTCACCGCCATCACGCAGATGGTTCGCGTGCCCAACGTGCTGGTGATGAATGCGGACACTGCAGCAAGATTGAACATCCGCACGCTCGCCGACCTGATCGCCTACGGCAAGTCGAATCCCGGCCGGCTGAACTACGGCAGCGGCGGCAACGGCAGCGCGGGGCACCTCGCGGGCGAAATGTTCAAGCAGGGTGCAGGCATCTTCGCCGTGCACATCCCCTACAACGGCGGCAACCCCGCGCAACTGGCCTTGCTCTCCGGGCAGGTCGACTTCAACTTCGACAACCTGGCGACCGCGGCGCCCAACATCCGCGCCGGCAAGCTCAAGGCCATCGCGGTGACCACGCTGAGTCGCTCGCCCGCACTCCCCGACATTCCGCCGGTGGCCGATACGCTCAAGGGTTTCGCCATCGACACCTGGTGGGGCCTCGTCGGCCCGGCCGGCTTGCAGCGCGACGTGGTGCACAAGCTCAACCAGGCCTTCGTGACGGCGCTGCAGTCCCCGGAAGCGAAGACCCGCTTCGCGGCGCTGATGGCCGAGCCGGTCGCCACCACCCCCGAGGAATTCGCCGCCTTCATGAAATCCGAGCTCGTCAAATACGAAAAGGTAGTGAAGCTTTCGGGTGCCAAGGTCGACTAG
- a CDS encoding ABC transporter ATP-binding protein yields MSQTLLKVSGLKVAYGGIQAVKGVDFEVREGELVTLIGSNGAGKTTTMKAITGLLAIREGDIEYLGQSIRGRGAWDLVKEGLAMVPEGRGVFTRMSITENLLMGAHIRNDKPGIAADMDKVFTIFPRLKERKDQLAGTMSGGEQQMLAMGRALMSRPKVLLLDEPSMGLSPIMVDKIFEVVREVYAQGVTVLLVEQNASRALQIADRGYVMESGVITMSGDARQMLSDPKVRAAYLGE; encoded by the coding sequence ATGAGCCAGACCCTGCTGAAAGTGAGCGGCCTGAAGGTCGCGTACGGCGGCATCCAGGCCGTCAAGGGCGTCGATTTCGAGGTGCGCGAAGGCGAGTTGGTCACGCTGATCGGCTCCAACGGCGCCGGCAAGACCACGACGATGAAGGCCATCACCGGCCTGCTGGCGATCAGGGAAGGCGACATCGAGTACCTGGGCCAAAGCATTCGTGGCCGCGGCGCGTGGGACCTGGTCAAGGAGGGCCTCGCGATGGTGCCGGAGGGCCGCGGTGTCTTCACCCGGATGTCCATCACGGAGAACCTCCTCATGGGCGCGCATATCCGCAACGACAAGCCCGGGATCGCGGCGGACATGGACAAGGTCTTCACGATCTTTCCCCGCCTGAAAGAACGCAAGGACCAGCTCGCCGGCACCATGTCGGGCGGCGAACAGCAGATGCTCGCGATGGGCCGCGCGCTCATGAGCCGCCCCAAGGTGCTGTTGCTGGACGAGCCTTCGATGGGGCTCTCGCCCATCATGGTGGACAAGATCTTCGAGGTGGTGCGCGAGGTGTACGCGCAGGGCGTGACGGTGCTGCTCGTGGAGCAGAACGCGAGCCGCGCGTTGCAGATCGCCGACCGGGGCTACGTGATGGAATCGGGTGTGATCACGATGTCGGGGGATGCCAGGCAGATGCTCAGCGACCCGAAAGTGCGGGCCGCGTACCTCGGGGAGTGA
- a CDS encoding ABC transporter ATP-binding protein produces MAETVLRVAGISKRFGGLQALSDVGITIERGQVYGLIGPNGAGKTTFFNVITGLYTPDSGTFELAGKPYVPSAVHEVAKAGIARTFQNIRLFAEMTALENVMVGRHIRTHSGLLGAIFRTPGFKAEELAIAKRAQELLEYVGIGKYADFKARTLSYGDQRRLEIARALATDPQLIALDEPAAGMNATEKVQLRQLIDTIRNDGRTILLIEHDVKLVMGLCDRVTVLDYGKQIAEGTPVDVQRNEKVIEAYLGHNHTQPAAVAATGEAQ; encoded by the coding sequence ATGGCAGAAACTGTTCTTCGCGTCGCCGGCATCTCCAAGCGCTTCGGCGGCCTGCAGGCGCTCTCGGACGTCGGCATCACCATCGAGCGCGGGCAGGTGTATGGCTTGATCGGCCCGAACGGCGCCGGAAAGACGACGTTCTTCAATGTCATCACGGGCCTGTACACGCCCGACAGCGGCACGTTCGAGCTCGCGGGTAAACCGTACGTGCCCAGTGCCGTCCACGAGGTCGCCAAGGCGGGCATCGCTCGCACCTTCCAGAACATCCGGCTCTTCGCGGAGATGACGGCGCTCGAGAACGTGATGGTCGGGCGCCACATCCGCACGCATTCCGGGCTGCTGGGCGCCATCTTCCGCACGCCGGGGTTCAAGGCGGAAGAGCTCGCGATCGCCAAGCGGGCGCAGGAGCTGCTGGAGTACGTGGGCATCGGCAAGTACGCGGACTTCAAGGCCCGCACGCTGTCGTACGGCGACCAGCGCCGCCTCGAGATTGCGCGCGCCCTGGCGACCGACCCGCAGCTCATCGCCCTCGATGAGCCGGCGGCCGGCATGAACGCCACCGAGAAAGTGCAGCTGCGCCAGTTGATCGACACGATCCGCAACGACGGCCGCACGATTCTCCTGATCGAACACGACGTGAAACTCGTGATGGGCTTGTGCGACCGCGTCACCGTGCTCGACTACGGCAAGCAGATCGCCGAAGGCACGCCGGTGGACGTGCAGCGAAACGAAAAGGTGATCGAGGCTTACCTCGGCCACAACCACACGCAGCCGGCAGCGGTGGCGGCGACCGGAGAAGCGCAATGA
- a CDS encoding branched-chain amino acid ABC transporter permease yields MLNFINRQNRYVLMTIGAIALLVLPLILQQGGNAWVRIADAALLYVLLALGLNIVVGYAGLLDLGYVAFYAIGAYMFGLLASPHLTDTFPAIAAAFPNGLHLPLWIVIPSAAALAGIFGILLGAPTLKLRGDYLAIVTLGFGEIIRVFLNNLDHPVNITNGPKGLNQIDSIHFWGLNLGKPLTLFGFDIASVSLYYYLFLGLVLVSIVISHRLQLSRIGRAWMAIREDEIAAKAMGINTRNLKLLAFGMGATFGGVSGSMFAAFQGFVSPESFSLMESVMIVAMVVLGGIGHLPGVILGAVLLSALPEVLRYVAGPLQQMTDGRLDSAILRQLLIALAMITVMLMRPRGLWPTPEHGKSLQNNTAK; encoded by the coding sequence ATGTTGAACTTCATCAACCGCCAGAACCGCTATGTGCTGATGACGATCGGCGCCATCGCGCTGCTCGTGCTGCCGCTGATCCTCCAGCAAGGCGGCAACGCCTGGGTGCGCATCGCGGACGCCGCGCTCCTGTACGTGCTGCTGGCCCTGGGCCTGAACATCGTGGTGGGCTATGCCGGCCTGCTGGACCTGGGCTATGTCGCGTTCTACGCGATCGGCGCGTACATGTTCGGCCTGCTGGCCTCGCCGCACCTCACGGACACCTTCCCCGCCATCGCCGCCGCGTTCCCGAACGGGCTCCACCTTCCACTGTGGATCGTGATTCCCTCGGCCGCGGCGCTCGCGGGGATTTTCGGCATCCTGCTCGGTGCGCCGACCTTGAAGCTGCGCGGCGACTACCTGGCGATCGTGACGCTCGGCTTCGGCGAGATCATCCGCGTGTTCCTGAACAACCTGGACCATCCGGTCAACATCACGAACGGGCCCAAGGGCCTCAACCAGATCGACTCCATCCATTTCTGGGGGCTGAACCTCGGCAAGCCCCTGACCCTGTTCGGCTTCGACATCGCGTCGGTGTCGCTCTACTACTACCTGTTCCTCGGGCTCGTCCTGGTGAGCATCGTGATCTCGCACCGTCTGCAGCTCTCGCGCATCGGCCGCGCGTGGATGGCGATCCGCGAAGACGAAATCGCCGCGAAGGCCATGGGCATCAACACCCGAAACCTCAAACTGCTCGCGTTCGGCATGGGCGCGACATTCGGCGGGGTGTCGGGCTCCATGTTCGCGGCGTTCCAGGGCTTCGTGTCGCCGGAATCGTTCAGCCTGATGGAGTCGGTGATGATCGTCGCGATGGTGGTGCTGGGGGGCATCGGGCACCTGCCGGGCGTGATCCTGGGAGCGGTGCTGCTCTCCGCCTTGCCCGAGGTCCTGCGCTATGTCGCGGGGCCGCTGCAGCAGATGACGGATGGCCGGCTCGATTCCGCCATCCTGCGGCAGTTGCTGATCGCCCTGGCGATGATCACCGTGATGCTGATGCGCCCGCGGGGCCTGTGGCCCACGCCCGAGCACGGCAAATCGCTGCAGAACAACACGGCGAAATGA
- a CDS encoding branched-chain amino acid ABC transporter permease, whose translation METLLQQIINGLILGSMYALVALGYTMVYGIINLINFAHGDVLMVGALTSWAIIVRMQESMPGTPGWLILLIALLISCVVAAVLNFVIEKVAYRPLRNSPKLAPLITAIGMSILLQTLAMIIFKPNYKPYPMLLPSKPFQVGGAVITTTQIMILGLTAVSLAVLMYLVNYTKLGRAMRATAENPRVAALMGVKPDMVISATFVIGAILATIAGVMYASNYGTVQHTMGFLPGLKAFTAAVFGGIGNLAGAVVGGILLGLIESIGSGYIGTLTGGVLGSHYSDIFAFIVLIIMLTLRPSGLLGERVADRA comes from the coding sequence ATGGAAACACTGCTGCAGCAGATCATCAACGGTTTGATCCTGGGCAGCATGTATGCCCTGGTGGCCCTGGGCTACACCATGGTGTACGGCATCATCAACCTGATCAACTTCGCGCACGGCGACGTGCTCATGGTGGGCGCGCTCACCAGCTGGGCGATCATCGTCAGGATGCAGGAGTCCATGCCCGGGACGCCCGGCTGGCTGATCCTCCTGATCGCCCTCCTGATTTCCTGCGTCGTCGCCGCTGTTCTCAACTTCGTGATCGAGAAGGTCGCCTACCGGCCGCTTCGCAACAGCCCCAAGCTCGCACCCCTCATCACCGCGATCGGCATGTCGATCCTTCTGCAAACGCTGGCGATGATCATCTTCAAGCCGAACTACAAACCTTACCCGATGCTGCTGCCGTCCAAGCCGTTCCAGGTCGGCGGCGCGGTGATCACGACGACGCAGATCATGATCCTGGGGCTCACCGCGGTGTCGCTCGCGGTGCTGATGTACCTCGTGAACTACACCAAGCTGGGACGCGCCATGCGCGCGACGGCGGAGAACCCCCGCGTGGCCGCCCTCATGGGGGTCAAGCCGGACATGGTGATCTCGGCGACCTTCGTCATCGGCGCGATCCTGGCCACCATCGCGGGCGTGATGTACGCATCCAATTACGGGACGGTGCAGCACACCATGGGTTTCCTGCCCGGATTGAAAGCCTTCACCGCGGCCGTGTTCGGCGGCATCGGCAACCTCGCCGGCGCGGTGGTGGGCGGGATTCTCCTCGGCCTGATCGAGTCGATCGGCTCGGGCTACATCGGCACGCTCACCGGAGGCGTCCTCGGCAGCCATTACTCGGACATCTTCGCGTTCATCGTGCTGATCATCATGCTCACGCTGCGGCCCTCGGGCCTGCTCGGCGAGCGCGTGGCGGACCGGGCCTAA
- a CDS encoding replication-associated recombination protein A yields MSKTPAAAHAPLAERLRPRTLGEVIGQQHLLGEGMPLRIAFESGQPHSCILWGPPGTGKTTIARLMADAFDAQFITISAVLGGVKDIRDAVEKAQMAQGTALENASGAGGRRTIVFVDEVHRFNKSQQDAFLPHVESGLFTFIGATTENPSFEVNSALLSRAAVYVLQPLTPADLELIVAKAQDIGAVPPVEAKALARLVAYADGDARRLLNTLETLAVAAMQEKLAGIGDEWLLKVLGERMRRYDKGGEQFYDTISALHKSVRGSDPDASLYWLMRMLDGGADPRYMARRMIRMAVEDIGLADPRALRMALDASETYERLGSPEGELALAECVIYLAMAPKSNAAYTAFNEAKAFIKQDGTRPVPLHLRNAPTKLMKELDYGKNYRYAHDEEGGFAAGETYLPDGMDNPGFYRPVERGLEIRIAEKLRELRNLNDQKK; encoded by the coding sequence GTGAGCAAGACACCCGCCGCCGCGCATGCACCGCTGGCCGAACGCCTGCGTCCCCGGACGCTGGGCGAGGTCATCGGCCAGCAGCACCTGCTGGGCGAGGGCATGCCGCTGCGCATCGCGTTCGAATCGGGCCAGCCGCACAGCTGCATCCTCTGGGGGCCGCCCGGAACGGGGAAGACGACGATCGCCCGCCTGATGGCCGACGCCTTCGACGCGCAGTTCATCACCATCAGCGCGGTGCTCGGCGGCGTCAAGGACATCCGCGACGCCGTCGAGAAGGCGCAGATGGCGCAGGGCACGGCGCTGGAGAACGCTTCGGGTGCCGGAGGCAGGCGCACCATCGTGTTCGTCGACGAGGTCCACCGCTTCAACAAGAGCCAGCAGGATGCCTTCCTGCCCCACGTGGAGTCCGGCCTCTTCACCTTCATCGGCGCCACCACGGAGAACCCGTCGTTCGAAGTGAATTCCGCGCTGCTCTCACGGGCCGCGGTGTACGTGCTGCAGCCGCTGACACCGGCTGACCTCGAGCTGATCGTGGCCAAGGCGCAGGACATCGGCGCGGTGCCGCCGGTTGAAGCCAAGGCGCTCGCGCGCCTGGTCGCCTATGCCGACGGCGACGCGCGCCGGCTGCTCAACACCCTGGAAACGCTCGCCGTCGCGGCGATGCAGGAGAAGCTCGCCGGCATCGGCGACGAGTGGCTGCTGAAGGTGCTGGGCGAGCGCATGCGCCGCTACGACAAGGGCGGCGAGCAGTTCTACGACACGATCAGCGCCCTGCACAAATCAGTGCGCGGCTCGGACCCCGACGCCTCCCTTTACTGGTTGATGCGCATGCTCGATGGCGGGGCGGACCCGCGCTACATGGCGCGCCGCATGATCCGCATGGCTGTCGAGGACATCGGCCTGGCCGACCCCCGCGCGCTGCGCATGGCGCTCGACGCGTCGGAAACCTACGAGCGGCTGGGGTCGCCGGAGGGCGAACTGGCGCTGGCCGAGTGCGTGATCTACCTGGCGATGGCGCCGAAGTCGAATGCCGCCTATACCGCCTTCAACGAGGCCAAGGCCTTCATCAAGCAGGACGGCACGCGGCCCGTGCCACTGCACTTGCGCAATGCGCCGACGAAGCTGATGAAAGAGCTCGATTACGGCAAGAACTACCGCTATGCCCACGACGAGGAGGGCGGGTTCGCCGCCGGGGAGACTTATCTCCCCGACGGAATGGACAACCCGGGTTTCTACCGGCCGGTGGAGCGGGGGCTGGAGATTCGCATCGCCGAGAAACTGCGCGAGCTGCGCAACCTGAACGATCAGAAAAAATAA